Proteins encoded in a region of the Myxococcales bacterium genome:
- a CDS encoding ERAP1-like C-terminal domain-containing protein: protein MRRLVVASGLAVAACAPRPPPPPPTRASPPPAAPTAAVLPTPPPGLRLPAGVAPTGYLLTLAVDPARPSFTGEVAIELAVAAPTDVVWLHAAELTIDDATVEVDGVAAPAIIVPDRAHQRVGLWLARPLPVGSARARLRYRGAVVDDEPTALFRQRDGVGAYLYTQMEGVFARQVVPCFDEPSAKVPWRVTVRAPAGLGVYANTPEVGRRAVGGEVEVEFAPTPPMPSYLLAIAVGPFEEVDVGPVGRAHVPTRIVVPAGQAPTAAAAAAVTPALVDALEAYFDRPLPLAKLDLVVVPRFFGAMENPGLITFAASVLLEDPRRPSAAGLRELRATVAHELAHQWFGDLVTPRWWDDLWLNESFATWMAAATVRALDPRDDGVTAERDAMERAMAADGLPSARPLRRPIAGGLDVDDSFDAIAYEKGGALLAMFERSLGQRGFRDGVRAYLAAHAGGNASAADFLAALAAAAQPEVAAAFASFLDHPGVPEVALALECGAAGAAAVATVTSDRGAAPWALPICVRFPDQGGPWGERCVWLPPGGGRIALPRCPSWLAGNPDGVGYYRVSYDAALDAALRAHLAEVPSRDRFARAADLAAHVRAGRAAPAAILPWLDALLATGARPDAVAAVDLATALGAHVAPADRPRWQRFVRGRFRAAARRVGLRSRAGDTTATRAARDHLVRLVAIDGADPALRAAAVAAVDAWLTGGGDPGDDRDRLLAIAAAAAPFGLRDRLVGAALATDDRELRGELLAALGALTHPADRAANLALYLGAPLDPVTALPLVTGGLGTDVDAEAWAELTRAYPAVVARLNPLDRAELVAAAADRCSATAAAEVAGFFGPYAAADPHLALELPPALEAIARCAAERDRLRPAIAAVLPP from the coding sequence GTGCGTCGGCTGGTGGTCGCGAGCGGGCTGGCCGTCGCCGCGTGTGCGCCACGCCCGCCGCCGCCGCCGCCGACCCGCGCGTCGCCGCCGCCCGCCGCGCCGACCGCCGCGGTGCTGCCGACACCGCCGCCGGGGCTGCGCCTGCCCGCCGGCGTCGCCCCGACCGGGTACCTGCTCACGCTCGCGGTCGATCCGGCGCGGCCGAGCTTCACCGGCGAGGTCGCGATCGAACTGGCGGTCGCGGCGCCCACCGACGTGGTGTGGCTGCACGCCGCCGAGCTGACGATCGACGACGCGACGGTCGAGGTCGACGGCGTGGCGGCGCCCGCGATCATCGTGCCCGACCGCGCGCACCAGCGGGTCGGCCTGTGGCTGGCGCGACCGCTGCCGGTCGGCTCGGCGCGGGCGCGGCTGCGCTACCGCGGCGCGGTCGTCGACGACGAGCCGACCGCGCTGTTCCGGCAGCGCGACGGCGTCGGCGCGTACCTGTACACCCAGATGGAGGGCGTGTTCGCGCGGCAGGTGGTGCCGTGCTTCGACGAGCCGTCCGCCAAGGTGCCGTGGCGGGTGACCGTGCGGGCGCCGGCCGGGCTCGGCGTCTACGCCAACACGCCCGAGGTCGGGCGCCGCGCCGTCGGCGGCGAGGTCGAGGTCGAGTTCGCCCCGACGCCGCCGATGCCGAGCTACCTGCTGGCGATCGCGGTCGGCCCGTTCGAGGAGGTCGACGTCGGGCCGGTCGGGCGCGCGCACGTGCCAACCCGGATCGTCGTCCCGGCGGGCCAGGCGCCGACCGCGGCGGCGGCGGCCGCGGTGACGCCGGCGCTGGTCGACGCGCTCGAGGCCTACTTCGATCGGCCGCTGCCGCTGGCCAAGCTCGACCTGGTGGTGGTGCCGCGCTTCTTCGGCGCGATGGAGAACCCGGGGCTGATCACGTTCGCGGCCTCGGTCCTGCTCGAGGACCCGCGGCGCCCGTCGGCGGCGGGGCTGCGCGAGCTGCGCGCGACGGTCGCGCACGAGCTGGCGCACCAGTGGTTCGGCGACCTGGTGACGCCGCGCTGGTGGGACGACCTGTGGCTCAACGAGTCGTTCGCGACCTGGATGGCGGCGGCGACCGTGCGCGCGCTCGATCCGCGGGACGACGGCGTGACCGCCGAGCGCGACGCGATGGAGCGCGCGATGGCCGCCGATGGCCTGCCGTCGGCGCGGCCGCTGCGCCGGCCGATCGCCGGCGGGCTCGACGTCGACGACAGCTTCGACGCGATCGCCTACGAGAAGGGCGGGGCGCTCCTGGCCATGTTCGAGCGCTCGCTGGGCCAGCGCGGGTTCCGGGACGGCGTCCGCGCGTACCTCGCGGCCCACGCCGGCGGCAACGCCTCGGCCGCCGACTTCCTGGCCGCGCTCGCGGCCGCCGCCCAGCCCGAGGTCGCCGCGGCGTTCGCGAGCTTCCTCGATCACCCCGGCGTGCCCGAGGTCGCGCTGGCGCTCGAGTGCGGCGCCGCGGGCGCCGCGGCGGTCGCGACCGTCACCAGCGATCGCGGAGCCGCGCCCTGGGCCCTGCCGATCTGTGTCCGGTTTCCGGACCAAGGCGGGCCCTGGGGCGAGCGCTGCGTCTGGCTGCCGCCCGGCGGCGGCCGGATCGCGCTGCCGCGCTGCCCGTCCTGGCTGGCCGGCAACCCCGACGGCGTCGGCTACTACCGGGTCAGCTACGACGCCGCGCTCGACGCCGCGCTGCGCGCCCACCTGGCCGAGGTCCCGAGCCGCGATCGGTTCGCGCGCGCGGCCGATCTGGCGGCCCACGTGCGCGCGGGCCGCGCGGCGCCGGCGGCGATCCTGCCGTGGCTCGACGCGCTGCTCGCAACCGGCGCGCGCCCCGACGCCGTCGCCGCGGTCGACCTGGCCACGGCGCTCGGCGCCCACGTCGCGCCGGCCGATCGTCCACGCTGGCAGCGGTTCGTGCGCGGGCGCTTCCGCGCGGCCGCGCGCCGGGTCGGGCTGCGGTCGCGGGCCGGCGACACCACGGCGACGCGGGCCGCGCGCGATCACCTGGTGCGGCTGGTCGCGATCGACGGCGCCGATCCGGCGCTGCGCGCGGCCGCGGTCGCGGCGGTCGACGCGTGGCTGACCGGGGGCGGCGATCCCGGCGACGATCGCGATCGGCTGCTGGCGATCGCCGCGGCGGCGGCGCCGTTCGGCCTGCGCGACCGCCTGGTCGGCGCCGCCCTCGCCACCGACGATCGCGAGCTGCGCGGCGAGCTGCTCGCGGCGCTGGGCGCGCTGACCCACCCCGCCGATCGCGCCGCCAACCTCGCGCTCTACCTCGGCGCGCCGCTCGATCCGGTGACGGCGCTGCCGCTGGTGACCGGCGGCCTCGGGACCGACGTCGACGCCGAGGCCTGGGCCGAGCTGACCCGGGCGTACCCGGCGGTCGTCGCGCGCCTGAACCCGCTCGATCGGGCCGAGCTGGTCGCCGCCGCGGCCGACCGGTGCTCGGCGACCGCCGCCGCCGAGGTCGCCGGGTTCTTCGGGCCCTACGCCGCCGCCGATCCCCACCTGGCGCTCGAGCTGCCGCCCGCGCTCGAGGCCATCGCCCGCTGCGCCGCCGAGCGCGACCGGCTGCGCCCGGCGATCGCGGCCGTGCTGCCGCCGTGA
- a CDS encoding acyl-CoA carboxylase subunit beta translates to MSEQPYPILRSHVDRKSDDFRRNHEAGAAAVAKLTAALGAATVGGGDKYNSRHKANGKLLPRERVELLLDRDSYFLELCPLAGHGVSGHAPGASVIGGVGLVSGVECLITASEATVKGGAMSELSVWKSGRLSEVADTNRLPSISLIESAGADLPNQSKIFVPGGRGFRDLTRRSEARIPTICLVFGSSTAGGAYIPGMSDYVVMVKEQAQVYLAGPPLVKMATGEESGHEELGGAEMHARVSGVSDYLAVDEHDAIRLGREIVAHLDWKKAATARPRPIEPPRYDADELLGIVPADAKTPYDAREVIARIVDGSRFSEFKPLYGSTLVCGWAHIHGYPVGILANNGILFSESSQKGAQFIELCNQIDVPLLFLQNITGFMVGKKYEQEGIIKHGAKLINAVSNSKVPAITIMTGASFGAGNYAMSGRAYAPRFLFTWPSHRIAVMGGKQLAGVLDIIQREAAGKRGEAVDEQKLGFMKAMIEKQIDSESDPYFATARLWDDGIIDPRDTRTVVAIALSASYTAPVQGTTSWGVFRH, encoded by the coding sequence ATGTCCGAGCAGCCGTACCCGATCCTGCGATCTCACGTCGACCGCAAGTCCGATGACTTCCGGCGCAACCACGAGGCCGGCGCCGCCGCCGTCGCCAAGCTGACCGCGGCGCTGGGCGCGGCCACGGTCGGCGGCGGCGACAAGTACAACAGCCGGCACAAGGCCAACGGCAAGCTGCTGCCGCGCGAGCGGGTCGAGCTCTTGCTCGATCGCGACTCGTACTTCCTCGAGCTGTGCCCGCTGGCCGGCCACGGCGTCTCGGGCCACGCGCCCGGCGCCAGCGTCATCGGCGGCGTCGGCCTGGTCAGCGGCGTCGAGTGCCTGATCACCGCCAGCGAGGCCACGGTCAAGGGCGGCGCGATGAGCGAGCTCAGCGTCTGGAAGTCGGGGCGGCTGTCCGAGGTCGCCGACACCAACCGGCTGCCGTCGATCTCGCTGATCGAGAGCGCCGGCGCCGACCTGCCCAACCAGTCGAAGATCTTCGTCCCCGGCGGGCGCGGCTTCCGCGACCTCACCCGCCGCAGCGAGGCCCGGATCCCGACGATCTGCCTGGTCTTCGGCAGCTCGACCGCGGGCGGCGCCTACATCCCGGGCATGAGCGACTACGTCGTCATGGTCAAGGAGCAGGCGCAGGTGTACCTGGCCGGCCCGCCGCTGGTGAAGATGGCGACCGGCGAGGAGTCGGGCCACGAGGAGCTGGGCGGCGCCGAGATGCACGCGCGGGTCTCGGGCGTGTCCGACTACCTGGCCGTCGACGAGCACGACGCGATCCGGCTGGGCCGCGAGATCGTCGCGCACCTCGACTGGAAGAAGGCCGCGACCGCGCGGCCGCGGCCGATCGAGCCGCCGCGCTACGACGCCGACGAGCTGCTCGGGATCGTGCCGGCCGACGCCAAGACCCCCTACGACGCGCGCGAGGTGATCGCGCGGATCGTCGACGGCTCGCGCTTCTCGGAGTTCAAGCCGCTCTACGGCTCGACCCTGGTGTGCGGCTGGGCCCACATCCACGGCTACCCGGTCGGCATCCTGGCCAACAACGGCATCTTGTTCTCGGAGTCGTCGCAGAAGGGCGCCCAGTTCATCGAGCTGTGCAACCAGATCGACGTGCCGCTCCTGTTCCTGCAGAACATCACCGGCTTCATGGTCGGCAAGAAGTACGAGCAGGAGGGGATCATCAAGCACGGGGCCAAGCTCATCAACGCGGTCTCGAACTCGAAGGTCCCGGCGATCACGATCATGACCGGCGCCAGTTTCGGCGCCGGCAACTACGCGATGAGCGGCCGCGCCTACGCGCCGCGGTTCCTGTTCACGTGGCCGTCGCACCGGATCGCGGTGATGGGCGGCAAGCAGCTCGCCGGCGTGCTCGACATCATCCAGCGCGAGGCCGCCGGCAAGCGGGGCGAGGCCGTCGACGAGCAGAAGCTCGGCTTCATGAAGGCGATGATCGAGAAGCAGATCGACAGCGAGTCGGACCCGTACTTCGCGACCGCGCGCCTGTGGGACGACGGCATCATCGATCCGCGCGACACCCGCACGGTCGTCGCGATCGCGCTGTCGGCCAGCTACACCGCGCCCGTCCAGGGCACGACCTCGTGGGGCGTGTTCCGGCATTGA
- a CDS encoding Zn-dependent oligopeptidase: MKPDVVTPPAPKPKTVAELFLIDCRAGIDTAKGILPGIAAITEPRSVDNTLVPLNALYTALANVAAKAGLYSEVHPDPEVQTAARTCEQEASAFMTDLMLDRTLYDAIAAVALDGADADTQRFATITLRDFRRAGVDKDEATRSRLKQIDEEMTKLGQDFSKNIAADVRAVEVASADALAGLPEDFIAAHPAGADGKIKITTDYPDYLPFMTYAEDDGLRKDLYVKFRSRGDAANEQVLADVLTLRSEKAMLLGYDNWADYITEDKMIKSGKAAGEFIERVAKLAKKRAAKDYAELLKEAKTVDKSAKLVEDWQKAYLENRVKKNKYSVDSKEVRPYFPYQQTLQGLLDITSAAYDIQYVPAAGAEPWHADVVAYDVMRGDAKLGRIYLDMHPREHKYKHAAQFTVRDGVAGVQLPEGALVCNFAAGNELMEHDDVVTMFHEFGHLMHHVLGGNQRWIRQSGVATEQDFVEAPSQMFEEWAWNHETLARFAKNEQGQVIPAELVARMRKADKFGIGTQTVQQMFYASISLRFHQVDPDKLDQLAMVKDLQGKYTPFRYVEGTRFHASFGHLIGYSAVYYTYMWSLVIAKDMLSAWSKKSLMDTAVTYAYRDKVLAAGGTKDAADLVKDFLGRPYNTKAFEKYLAE, from the coding sequence GTGAAGCCCGATGTCGTCACGCCGCCGGCCCCGAAGCCGAAGACGGTCGCCGAGCTGTTCCTGATCGACTGCCGCGCGGGCATCGACACCGCCAAGGGCATCTTGCCCGGCATCGCCGCGATCACCGAGCCGCGCTCGGTCGACAACACGCTGGTGCCGCTCAACGCGCTCTACACCGCGCTGGCCAACGTCGCGGCCAAGGCCGGCCTCTACTCCGAGGTCCACCCCGACCCCGAGGTCCAGACCGCGGCCCGCACCTGCGAGCAGGAGGCGTCGGCGTTCATGACCGACCTGATGCTCGACCGCACGCTCTACGACGCGATCGCGGCGGTCGCGCTCGACGGCGCTGACGCCGACACCCAGCGCTTCGCCACGATCACCCTGCGCGACTTCCGCCGCGCCGGCGTCGACAAGGACGAGGCCACCCGGAGCCGGCTCAAGCAGATCGACGAGGAGATGACCAAGCTCGGCCAGGACTTCTCCAAGAACATCGCCGCCGACGTGCGCGCGGTCGAGGTCGCCTCGGCCGACGCGCTGGCGGGCCTGCCCGAGGACTTCATCGCCGCGCACCCGGCCGGCGCCGACGGCAAGATCAAGATCACGACCGACTACCCCGACTACCTGCCGTTCATGACCTACGCCGAGGACGACGGCCTGCGCAAGGACCTCTACGTCAAGTTCCGGTCGCGCGGCGACGCCGCCAACGAGCAGGTCCTGGCCGACGTGCTGACCCTGCGGTCCGAGAAGGCGATGCTGCTCGGCTACGACAACTGGGCCGACTACATCACCGAGGACAAGATGATCAAGTCCGGCAAGGCCGCCGGCGAGTTCATCGAGCGCGTCGCCAAGCTGGCGAAGAAGCGGGCCGCGAAGGACTACGCCGAGCTGCTCAAGGAGGCCAAGACCGTCGACAAGTCGGCCAAGCTGGTCGAGGACTGGCAGAAGGCGTACCTCGAGAACCGGGTCAAGAAGAACAAGTACTCGGTCGACTCCAAGGAGGTCCGCCCGTACTTCCCGTACCAGCAGACGCTGCAGGGCCTGCTCGACATCACCAGCGCCGCCTACGACATCCAGTACGTGCCGGCCGCCGGCGCCGAGCCGTGGCACGCCGACGTCGTCGCCTACGACGTCATGCGCGGCGACGCCAAGCTCGGCCGCATCTACCTCGACATGCACCCGCGCGAGCACAAGTACAAGCACGCGGCCCAGTTCACGGTGCGCGACGGCGTCGCCGGGGTCCAGCTGCCCGAGGGCGCCCTGGTGTGCAACTTCGCGGCGGGCAACGAGCTGATGGAGCACGACGACGTCGTCACGATGTTCCACGAGTTCGGTCACCTGATGCACCACGTGCTCGGCGGCAACCAGCGGTGGATCCGCCAGAGCGGCGTCGCGACCGAGCAAGACTTCGTCGAGGCGCCGTCGCAGATGTTCGAGGAGTGGGCCTGGAACCACGAGACCCTGGCGCGCTTCGCCAAGAACGAGCAAGGCCAGGTCATCCCGGCCGAGCTGGTGGCGCGGATGCGCAAGGCCGACAAGTTCGGCATCGGCACGCAGACCGTGCAGCAGATGTTCTACGCGTCGATCTCGCTCCGGTTCCACCAGGTCGACCCCGACAAGCTCGATCAGCTGGCGATGGTCAAGGACCTGCAGGGCAAGTACACGCCGTTCCGCTACGTCGAGGGCACCCGCTTCCACGCCAGCTTCGGCCACCTGATCGGCTACTCGGCCGTGTACTACACGTACATGTGGTCGCTCGTGATCGCCAAGGACATGCTGTCGGCGTGGAGCAAGAAGAGCCTGATGGACACCGCCGTGACCTACGCCTACCGCGACAAGGTGCTGGCGGCCGGCGGCACCAAGGACGCCGCCGATCTGGTCAAGGACTTCCTCGGCCGGCCCTACAACACCAAGGCCTTCGAGAAGTACCTGGCCGAATGA
- a CDS encoding ATP-grasp domain-containing protein yields MSYPSPHPVSRPINRVLVANRGEIAARVLRTCRHMGLGTVAVFSDADAHAPHVRLADVAVAIGPAPAKDSYLVIERLIAAARATGADAIHPGYGFLSENAGFAEAVTAAGLTFIGPSAMVISLLGSKKAAKARAIAAGVPVVPGYNGDDQAAATLRRHALAIGFPLLVKASAGGGGKGMRIVRGPDEVDGAIEAARREAASAFGDDTLLLERYVDRPRHVEIQILGDHHGTLVHLWERECSIQRRHQKVIEEAPSPALSPEQRAAMGAAGVAVGRAVGYTSAGTVEFIVAPDGSYYFLEVNTRLQVEHPVTELTTGLDLVREQIRIARGEHLGYDRAPPQRGHAIEARLYAEDPGHGYLPTIGRLARFELPSAPGLRVDAGVETGTEIGIHYDPMLAKVIAHAPTRTEATGLLAWALERAVVAGVTTNRAHLARILRHPAFVAGELDTHFLERHEAELAAADPAIPARAAVAATLWLHERGRGSGPLPQVEPGYRNVWFAEQVDGWRAGERELVIGYRHHGGGRFTIRVDADVRDAVVLEASATTIAWREGDLAHRAEVVTTATGWAVVGAGWSADLVRHPRLPERGNEVAPGSLIAPMPGKVIKVGAAVGDVVAAGATILVLEAMKMEQPVKTDVAGTIASIAVALGDQVEAEQVLAIVTPA; encoded by the coding sequence ATGTCCTATCCCTCGCCCCATCCCGTGTCGCGTCCGATCAACCGCGTGCTCGTCGCCAACCGCGGCGAGATCGCCGCGCGCGTGCTGCGCACCTGCCGCCACATGGGCCTGGGCACGGTCGCGGTGTTCTCCGACGCCGACGCCCACGCGCCGCACGTGCGGCTGGCCGACGTGGCCGTGGCGATCGGCCCGGCCCCGGCCAAGGACAGCTACCTGGTGATCGAGCGCCTGATCGCCGCGGCCCGCGCGACCGGCGCCGACGCGATCCACCCCGGTTACGGGTTCCTGTCCGAGAACGCCGGGTTCGCCGAGGCCGTGACCGCGGCCGGCCTGACCTTCATCGGCCCGTCGGCGATGGTGATCTCGCTCCTGGGCTCGAAGAAGGCCGCCAAGGCCCGCGCGATCGCCGCCGGCGTGCCGGTCGTGCCCGGGTACAACGGCGACGATCAGGCGGCGGCGACGCTGCGCCGGCACGCGCTGGCGATCGGGTTCCCGCTCCTGGTCAAGGCCTCGGCCGGCGGCGGCGGCAAGGGCATGCGGATCGTCCGCGGGCCCGACGAGGTCGACGGCGCGATCGAGGCGGCCCGGCGCGAGGCCGCGAGCGCGTTCGGCGACGACACGCTCCTGCTCGAGCGCTACGTCGATCGGCCGCGCCACGTCGAGATCCAGATCCTCGGCGACCACCACGGCACGCTCGTGCACCTGTGGGAGCGCGAGTGCTCGATCCAGCGCCGCCACCAGAAGGTGATCGAGGAGGCGCCGTCGCCGGCGCTGTCGCCCGAGCAGCGCGCCGCGATGGGCGCGGCCGGGGTCGCGGTCGGCCGCGCGGTCGGCTACACCAGCGCCGGCACGGTCGAGTTCATCGTCGCGCCCGACGGCAGCTACTACTTCCTCGAGGTCAACACCCGGCTCCAGGTCGAGCACCCGGTCACCGAGCTGACCACCGGCCTCGATCTGGTGCGCGAGCAGATCCGGATCGCGCGCGGCGAGCACCTCGGCTACGACCGGGCGCCGCCGCAGCGCGGCCACGCGATCGAGGCCCGGCTCTACGCCGAGGATCCCGGCCACGGCTACCTGCCGACGATCGGCCGGCTGGCGCGGTTCGAGCTGCCGTCCGCGCCCGGGCTGCGGGTCGACGCCGGCGTCGAGACCGGCACCGAGATCGGCATCCACTACGATCCGATGCTCGCCAAGGTGATCGCCCACGCCCCGACCCGGACCGAGGCCACCGGCCTCCTGGCGTGGGCGCTCGAGCGCGCGGTCGTGGCCGGCGTCACCACCAACCGCGCCCACCTCGCGCGCATCCTCCGGCACCCGGCGTTCGTCGCCGGCGAGCTCGACACCCACTTCCTCGAGCGCCACGAGGCCGAGCTCGCCGCCGCCGATCCTGCGATCCCGGCGCGCGCGGCGGTCGCGGCGACGTTGTGGCTGCACGAGCGCGGGCGCGGCTCCGGCCCGCTGCCGCAGGTCGAGCCCGGCTACCGCAACGTCTGGTTCGCCGAGCAGGTCGACGGCTGGCGCGCGGGCGAGCGCGAGCTGGTGATCGGCTACCGCCACCACGGCGGCGGGCGCTTCACGATCCGGGTCGACGCCGACGTCCGCGACGCGGTCGTGCTCGAGGCCAGCGCGACCACGATCGCCTGGCGCGAGGGCGATCTGGCCCACCGCGCCGAGGTCGTCACGACGGCGACCGGCTGGGCCGTGGTCGGGGCCGGCTGGTCGGCCGACCTGGTGCGGCACCCGCGCCTGCCCGAGCGCGGCAACGAGGTCGCGCCCGGGAGCCTGATCGCGCCGATGCCCGGCAAGGTGATCAAGGTCGGCGCGGCGGTCGGCGACGTGGTCGCGGCCGGCGCGACGATCCTCGTGCTCGAGGCGATGAAGATGGAGCAGCCGGTCAAGACCGACGTCGCCGGGACGATCGCGTCGATCGCCGTCGCGCTCGGCGATCAGGTCGAGGCCGAGCAGGTGCTGGCGATCGTCACGCCGGCGTGA
- a CDS encoding tRNA-(ms[2]io[6]A)-hydroxylase encodes MDAPTLPLTSTSPTWLAVALADLDTVHQDHLHCERKAAQSALSLVRSYPERADLVLAVSRLAHEETAHVVQVTQLLGRRGVTPTLDFGDEYAAELRALVRRQEPARLLDRLLVFALIEARSAERLGLLAAALTDEASAALYRALATAEDRHRDTFLELAAAIAPEAWRARVDELARAEAEIIARLPVRARIH; translated from the coding sequence GTGGACGCCCCGACCTTGCCGCTGACGTCGACCTCCCCGACCTGGTTGGCGGTCGCGCTCGCCGATCTCGACACCGTGCACCAGGACCACCTGCACTGCGAGCGCAAGGCGGCGCAGTCGGCGCTGTCGCTGGTGCGCAGCTACCCCGAGCGCGCCGACCTGGTGCTGGCGGTGTCGCGGCTGGCCCACGAGGAGACCGCGCACGTCGTCCAGGTGACGCAGCTCCTGGGGCGGCGCGGGGTGACCCCGACGCTCGACTTCGGCGACGAGTACGCGGCCGAGCTGCGGGCGCTGGTCCGGCGGCAAGAGCCGGCCCGCCTGCTCGATCGGCTGCTGGTGTTCGCGCTCATCGAGGCGCGCTCGGCCGAGCGCCTGGGCCTCCTGGCCGCCGCGCTCACCGACGAGGCCAGCGCGGCGCTCTACCGGGCGCTGGCCACGGCCGAGGATCGCCACCGCGACACGTTCCTCGAGCTGGCCGCGGCGATCGCGCCCGAGGCCTGGCGGGCGCGGGTCGACGAGCTGGCCCGGGCCGAGGCCGAGATCATCGCGCGGCTGCCGGTGCGCGCCCGCATCCACTGA